A genomic region of Chelmon rostratus isolate fCheRos1 chromosome 8, fCheRos1.pri, whole genome shotgun sequence contains the following coding sequences:
- the LOC121610653 gene encoding skin secretory protein xP2-like isoform X1, producing MGCSSSSAQTVDQEKRPGTKPEESNGDTVAVRNGIIAEDAQTIEDQMQLPVQTALPDDLQPGADDEAEAVLVALEAQEDLGSGEDLLAAPEPQAEPVAPAEPAQEVAAAPAEAATEPETAVAVEESLPPVEEAAPAETVVAEAAPEVKAVAEAAEEAPAAGSVVQAEIPAVAEEVSAVPAEAPPEVAAAVEPVVSEPAEAPVVVEEAAAVVAEAPAEVAAPVEAEAPTDNAAPVTASAAPPESSEPGEAPAAGDTGAPGEVVVSDEASAPPESSAPVQAAELLIDTEIAVATIPEMPPLSAVEAQAEPQPAVEEAAVPPAAPAVTAPPAEAPGPAEATSAPAPEAESAAPEPAQETEVPASTPAVSETSSAAPEAPAATVTQEPAADSAAMAGTPVVESTPADSAPAPEPSPEVVSTAVASQDAEGEKAKKED from the exons atgggGTGCTCCTCATCCAGTGCACAGACGGTTGATCAAGAGAAAAGACCAGGTACCAAACCAGAGGAGAGCAATGGAGATACAGTGG CAGTCAGAAACGGCATCATCGCAGAAGATGCACAAACCATTGAGGACCAGATGCAGCTGCCTGTGCAGACTGCCTTACCTGACGATCTTCAGCCGGGAGCAGATGACGAGGCGGAGGCCGTGCTAGTAGCCCTGGAAGCCCAGGAGGATCTTGGCTCTGGGGAGGATCTCTTGGCGGCTCCTGAGCCTCAGGCAGAGCCTGTCGCCCCCGCAGAGCCAGCTCAAGAGgttgctgctgctcctgctgaagCTGCCACTGAACCTGAGACTGCTGTAGCAGTGGAGGAGTCACTACCCCCTGTGGAGGAAGCTGCCCCCGCAGAAACTGTCGTGGCTGAGGCCGCTCCTGAGGTCAAAGCTGTtgctgaggctgcagaggaagccCCAGCTGCTGGATCTGTTGTGCAGGCAGAGATCCCTGCTGTTGCTGAGGAGGTGAGTGCTGTGCCAGCTGAGGCCCCTCCTGAAGTTGCTGCCGCTGTTGAACCTGTTGTATCTGAGCCAGCTGAGGCCCCTGTAGTTGTGGAAGAGGCAGCAGCTGTAGTGGCTGAGGCCCCTGCTGAAGTGGCTGCTCCTGTGGAGGCAGAGGCTCCAACTGACAATGCTGCACCAGTTACTGCTTCAGCAGCACCACCCGAATCCTCAGAACCAGGTGaagcaccagcagcaggtgacaCTGGGGCCCCAGGTGAAGTTGTTGTGTCAGATGAGGCTTCGGCACCACCTGAATCCTCAGCACCTGTACAGGCAGCAGAGCTTCTAATAGATACAGAGATTGCTGTAGCAACTATTCCAGAGATGCCTCCATTGTCTGCAGTTGAGGCCCAAGCTGAACCTCAGCCTGCTGTTGAGGAGGCAGCCGTACCTCCTGCGGCCCCTGCTGTGACTGCCCCACCAGCAGAGGCACCCGGCCCCGCAGAAGCCAcctctgctccagctccagaAGCTGAATCTGCTGCTCCCGAGCCGGCCCAGGAGACAGAGGTTCCAGCATCAACACCGGCGGTTTCAGAAACCTCCTCAGCAGCCCCAGAAGCTCCAGCAGCAACTGTGACCCAAGAGCCTGCAGCGGACAGTGCAGCCATGGCAGGGACTCCCGTGGTTGAGTCCACCCCAGCAGACTCAGCACCGGCCCCTGAGCCCTCACCTGAAG tggTGTCTACAGCTGTGGCCTCTCAGGATGCAGAGGGTGAGAAAGCCAAAAAGGAGGACTGA
- the LOC121610653 gene encoding skin secretory protein xP2-like isoform X2 has translation MGCSSSSAQTVDQEKRPGTKPEESNGDTVVRNGIIAEDAQTIEDQMQLPVQTALPDDLQPGADDEAEAVLVALEAQEDLGSGEDLLAAPEPQAEPVAPAEPAQEVAAAPAEAATEPETAVAVEESLPPVEEAAPAETVVAEAAPEVKAVAEAAEEAPAAGSVVQAEIPAVAEEVSAVPAEAPPEVAAAVEPVVSEPAEAPVVVEEAAAVVAEAPAEVAAPVEAEAPTDNAAPVTASAAPPESSEPGEAPAAGDTGAPGEVVVSDEASAPPESSAPVQAAELLIDTEIAVATIPEMPPLSAVEAQAEPQPAVEEAAVPPAAPAVTAPPAEAPGPAEATSAPAPEAESAAPEPAQETEVPASTPAVSETSSAAPEAPAATVTQEPAADSAAMAGTPVVESTPADSAPAPEPSPEVVSTAVASQDAEGEKAKKED, from the exons atgggGTGCTCCTCATCCAGTGCACAGACGGTTGATCAAGAGAAAAGACCAGGTACCAAACCAGAGGAGAGCAATGGAGATACAGTGG TCAGAAACGGCATCATCGCAGAAGATGCACAAACCATTGAGGACCAGATGCAGCTGCCTGTGCAGACTGCCTTACCTGACGATCTTCAGCCGGGAGCAGATGACGAGGCGGAGGCCGTGCTAGTAGCCCTGGAAGCCCAGGAGGATCTTGGCTCTGGGGAGGATCTCTTGGCGGCTCCTGAGCCTCAGGCAGAGCCTGTCGCCCCCGCAGAGCCAGCTCAAGAGgttgctgctgctcctgctgaagCTGCCACTGAACCTGAGACTGCTGTAGCAGTGGAGGAGTCACTACCCCCTGTGGAGGAAGCTGCCCCCGCAGAAACTGTCGTGGCTGAGGCCGCTCCTGAGGTCAAAGCTGTtgctgaggctgcagaggaagccCCAGCTGCTGGATCTGTTGTGCAGGCAGAGATCCCTGCTGTTGCTGAGGAGGTGAGTGCTGTGCCAGCTGAGGCCCCTCCTGAAGTTGCTGCCGCTGTTGAACCTGTTGTATCTGAGCCAGCTGAGGCCCCTGTAGTTGTGGAAGAGGCAGCAGCTGTAGTGGCTGAGGCCCCTGCTGAAGTGGCTGCTCCTGTGGAGGCAGAGGCTCCAACTGACAATGCTGCACCAGTTACTGCTTCAGCAGCACCACCCGAATCCTCAGAACCAGGTGaagcaccagcagcaggtgacaCTGGGGCCCCAGGTGAAGTTGTTGTGTCAGATGAGGCTTCGGCACCACCTGAATCCTCAGCACCTGTACAGGCAGCAGAGCTTCTAATAGATACAGAGATTGCTGTAGCAACTATTCCAGAGATGCCTCCATTGTCTGCAGTTGAGGCCCAAGCTGAACCTCAGCCTGCTGTTGAGGAGGCAGCCGTACCTCCTGCGGCCCCTGCTGTGACTGCCCCACCAGCAGAGGCACCCGGCCCCGCAGAAGCCAcctctgctccagctccagaAGCTGAATCTGCTGCTCCCGAGCCGGCCCAGGAGACAGAGGTTCCAGCATCAACACCGGCGGTTTCAGAAACCTCCTCAGCAGCCCCAGAAGCTCCAGCAGCAACTGTGACCCAAGAGCCTGCAGCGGACAGTGCAGCCATGGCAGGGACTCCCGTGGTTGAGTCCACCCCAGCAGACTCAGCACCGGCCCCTGAGCCCTCACCTGAAG tggTGTCTACAGCTGTGGCCTCTCAGGATGCAGAGGGTGAGAAAGCCAAAAAGGAGGACTGA
- the LOC121610902 gene encoding lysosomal-associated transmembrane protein 4B-like gives MMISPWDRWYSTSCCLCCHVRTGTIILGVWYMLINAVVLLILLTALSDPEQYHLTSAELANDLDVMDDANMCIASAISLLMILICGMATYGAYKLRAAWIIPFFCYQIFDFALNTLVAVSIVVYPNTIQDYLQQLPDNFPYKEEIDALNNVCLVLIVLLFIGCILGFKAYLIACVWNCYRYVTGRGSSEILLYVTTNDTTVLLPPYDDSVSIPPKQAPPPYTTATA, from the exons ATGATGATCTCCCCGTGGGACCGCTGGTACTCCAcgagctgctgtctgtgctgccatGTCCGCACAGGAACCATCATCCTGGGGGTCTGGTACATG CTCATCAATGCAGTGGTGTTACTCATCCTACTCACAGCGCTCAGTGATCCTGAGCAGTACCACCTGACCAGCGCTGAGTTGGCTAATGACCTGGATGTCATGGATGATGCCA acATGTGCATTGCCTCGGCGATCTCTCTGCTGATGATACTTATATGTGGGATGGCGACGTATGGTGCGTACAAG CTGCGAGCCGCCTGGATCATCCCATTTTTCTGCTACCAAATATTTGACTTCGCTCTCAACACCCTGGTCGCCGTCAGCATTGTGGTTTACCCAAACACGATACAGGattacctgcagcagctg CCTGACAACTTCCCCTACAAAGAGGAGATCGATGCTCTCAACAACGTGTGCTTGGTCCTCATCGTGCTGCTCTTCATCGGCTGTATTCTCGGCTTCAAG GCCTACctgattgcatgtgtgtggaaCTGCTACAGATATGTGACCGGCCGGGGTTCTTCTGAAATCCTGCTCTACGTCACGACCAATGACACCACG GTGCTGCTACCTCCGTATGATGACAGCGTCAGCATCCCTCCCAAGCAGGCTCCTCCACCTTACACCACCGCCACAGCATGA
- the LOC121610647 gene encoding 2-iminobutanoate/2-iminopropanoate deaminase-like: MSAVLRRIISTAKAPAAIGPYSQAVVVDRTLYISGQLGMDPTSGQLVEGGVQAQTRQALVNMGEILKAAGCGYENVVKATVLLADMNDFTSVNDVYKQFFITNYPARAAYQVAALPRGGLVEIEAVAVLGPLINAP; the protein is encoded by the exons atgtctgcaGTTCTCAGGAGGATTATCAGCACAGCTAAAGCTCCTGCTGCTATCGGCCCGTACAG CCAAGCAGTAGTGGTGGACCGGACCTTGTACATCTCAGGGCAGTTGGGGATGGATCCTACCAGTGGACAGCTTGTGGAAGGAGGTGTTCAGGCTCAAACCAGACAG GCTCTTGTGAATATGGGTGAAATCCTTAAAGCTGCTGGATGTGGTTATGAGAATG TCGTCAAAGCCACAGTTCTCTTAGCTGACATGAATGACTTCACCAGTGTCAACGATGTTTACAAGCAGT TCTTCATCACTAACTACCCAGCCAGAGCTGCCTACCAGGTTGCTGCTCTTCCCAGA gGTGGGCTGGTTGAGATTGAAGCAGTGGCTGTGTTGGGCCCTCTGATCAATGCTCCCTAA
- the LOC121610569 gene encoding matrilin-2-like, protein MRSLALGLFCLLCCNAVRLDRRRPRPIAARGRNETTAQTKAVENPCKAIPLDFVFVIDSSRSIRPDDYEKVKTFIINLLQFLEVGSEATRVGLLQYGSVVQPEFSLNTYTTKAEVEQAVRNMEHLATGTMTGLAIQYAMETSFTEEHGARPANLHIPRIAMIVTDGRPQDTVEEIAAQARQAGIQIFAIGVGRVDMNTLKTIGSEPHSEHVHLVANFSQIETLISVFQSKLCGGSEMCEVVDHECQHICVSSPASYRCKCRKGFTLNPDGKTCKAEDLCAEVDHGCEHICANLPDGYECRCRPGYELTIDLKTCNKIDFCDLGNHGCEQDCVSVPESYICRCKKGYVLNLDGKTCSKIDHCADGAHGCEQEFMNTEDGCVCKCRKGFTLRPDGKTCKKIDHCADGKHGCQQEFMNTEDSCVCKCRDGFTLRPDGKTCQSLDLCQTVDHGCEHQCVSTADSYICRCFEGFMLAEDGKRCKKPECGDGVMDLFFVIDGSKSLGSANFELVKQFVNGIVDSLDISRTGTHVGLLQYSTKVRTEFTLGQHTTAQGIKQAVSRMQYMGRGSMTGSALRHMFEFSFSAKEGGRPNIPRVSIVFTDGRSQDDVSEWANKAKNSGVTIYALGVGKAIEQELREIASEPDEKHLYYAKDFENMGEIAKKLKSRICTDKPSEENMCQCENVIMFQNQVTEKLKNLVQNIEAMSKKLDTLENQLVLK, encoded by the exons ATGAGGTCCCTGGCTCTCGGCCTCTTCTGCCTGTTGTGCTGTAACGCGGTTCGACTGGACAGACGCCGTCCCAGACCCATTGCAGCCAGAGGGCGAAATGAGACAACTGCCCAAACCAAAGCAGTGG AGAACCCTTGCAAAGCAATCCCGCTGGATTTCGTCTTTGTCATCGACAGCTCCCGAAGCATCCGCCCTGACGACTACGAGAAGGTCAAGACCTTCATCATCAACCTGCTTCAGTTCCTGGAGGTCGGCTCTGAAGCCACACGGGTCGGTCTGCTCCAGTATGGCAGTGTGGTCCAGCCCGAGTTCTCCCTCAACACGTACACCACCAAAGCTGAGGTGGAACAGGCGGTGAGGAACATGGAGCACCTCGCCACTGGAACAATGACCGGCCTGGCCATCCAGTACGCCATGGAGACATCCTTCACTGAGGAGCACGGAGCACGCCCAGCAAACCTGCACATCCCACGAATCGCTATGATAGTGACTGACGGGCGGCCTCAGGACACAGTGGAGGAGATTGCGGCTCAGGCGAGGCAGGCTGGCATCCAGATCTTTGCTATCGGAGTGGGCAGGGTGGATATGAACACTCTGAAGACCATAGGGAGTGAGCCACACTCTGAGCATGTGCACCTGGTGGCCAACTTTAGCCAGATAGAAACCCTCATCTCTGTGTTCCAGTCCAAACTATGTGGAG GTTCAGAGATGTGTGAGGTGGTGGACCATGAGTGCCAGCACATCTGTGTGAGCAGCCCTGCTTCATACAGGTGCAAGTGCAGGAAAGGCTTCACCCTCAACCCCGATGGCAAGACGTGTAAAG CTGAGGATTTGTGTGCTGAGGTGGATCATGGCTGTGAACACATCTGTGCCAACCTGCCTGATGGCTACGAGTGCCGCTGCCGTCCAGGATATGAACTCACCATAGACCTGAAGACATGCAACA AAATAGACTTCTGTGACCTGGGGAACCATGGCTGTGAGCAGGACTGTGTCAGCGTTCCAGAGTCCTACATCTGCAGGTGTAAGAAGGGCTACGTCCTCAATCTGGACGGCAAGACCTGCAGCA AGATCGATCACTGCGCTGACGGCGCCCACGGGTGCGAACAAGAGTTCATGAACACAGAAGACGGCTGCGTGTGTAAATGCAGGAAAGGCTTCACGCTCAGGCCTGATGGGAAAACATGCAAGA AGATAGACCATTGTGCTGACGGGAAACATGGCTGTCAACAGGAGTTTATGAATACAGAAgattcatgtgtgtgtaaatgcaggGATGGATTCACACTCAGGCCCGATGGGAAAACATGCCAAA GTCTGGATCTGTGTCAGACAGTGGACCATGGCTGTGAACACCAGTGTGTCAGCACCGCTGACTCCTACAtctgcagatgttttgaagGATTTATGTTGGCTGAAGATGGCAAAAGATGCAAAA AGCCAGAGTGTGGCGACGGGGTCATGGATCTGTTTTTTGTAATCGATGGCTCCAAGAGCCTGGGCTCTGCTAACTTTGAGCTGGTCAAGCAGTTTGTAAACGGCATTGTGGACTCGCTGGACATTTCCAGGACAGGCACACATGTTGGCCTTCTTCAGTACTCCACCAAGGTGCGCACAGAGTTCACCCTGGGCCAGCACACCACGGCGCAGGGCATCAAGCAGGCTGTGTCCCGGATGCAGTACATGGGGAGAGGCTCCATGACTGGCTCAGCCTTACGTCACATGTTTGAGTTCAGCTTTTCAGCTAAAGAGGGAGGCAGGCCGAACATCCCGCGTGTCAGCATCGTGTTTACTGATGGCAGGTCACAGGATGATGTGTCTGAATGGGCTAATAAAGCAAAGAACTCTG gGGTCACAATATATGCTTTGGGGGTTGGCAAAGCCATTGAGCAGGAACTGAGAGAAATAGCTTCAGAGCCTGATGAGAAGCACCTTTATTACGCTAAAGATTTTGAGAACATGGGAGAAATTGCAAAAAAGCTCAAGTCCAGGATATGTACAG ACAAACCATCGGAGGAAAACATGTGCCAGTGTGAGAACGTGATAATGTTTCAAAACCAGGTCACTGAGAAGCTGAAGAACCTGGTGCAGAATA TTGAAGCCATGTCAAAGAAGCTGGACACGCTTGAGAATCAACTTGTGCTCAAATGA